The Salinispora tropica CNB-440 genome has a window encoding:
- a CDS encoding Smr/MutS family protein: MKLKLDLHDIYNRGTDIDRALRGVIDEAVAKKATLVEIIPGKGSGQLKKRVLRFLDQKDVKALYHRVEKDSKNFGRVFVHFRWK, translated from the coding sequence GTGAAGCTGAAGCTGGACCTGCACGACATCTACAACCGGGGCACCGACATCGACCGGGCCCTGCGCGGAGTCATCGACGAGGCGGTGGCGAAGAAGGCCACCCTGGTGGAGATCATCCCAGGCAAAGGGTCCGGCCAGCTCAAGAAGCGGGTGCTGCGGTTCCTTGATCAGAAGGACGTCAAGGCGCTCTACCACCGGGTGGAGAAGGACTCGAAGAACTTCGGCCGGGTCTTCGTGCACTTTCGCTGGAAGTAG
- a CDS encoding helix-turn-helix domain-containing protein — protein MASGEGTAQAAFARFVRRAIDNARMERGWTVTDLAAQTGIGRSTVFRWLAGDWHDYPELAKVRGFCVALDLPVAAAFRALGLPEAGSALPRRGNDGPVEADVRAILERLADPAVSVEEKHHIRDLLRYLAQRPIRQPE, from the coding sequence ATGGCTTCGGGAGAGGGAACCGCACAGGCGGCGTTCGCCCGCTTCGTCCGCCGCGCCATCGACAATGCCCGCATGGAGCGCGGTTGGACGGTGACCGACCTGGCGGCCCAGACCGGGATCGGCCGCTCCACCGTCTTCCGCTGGCTCGCCGGCGACTGGCATGACTACCCTGAGCTGGCCAAGGTGCGGGGCTTCTGCGTCGCGCTCGACCTACCCGTCGCCGCCGCGTTCCGCGCTCTCGGCCTGCCGGAGGCCGGTTCCGCACTGCCTCGGCGCGGCAATGACGGACCGGTCGAGGCGGATGTCCGGGCGATCCTCGAGCGCCTCGCCGACCCGGCGGTGTCGGTGGAGGAGAAGCACCACATCCGGGACCTGCTGCGTTACCTGGCCCAGCGGCCGATCCGCCAGCCAGAGTGA
- a CDS encoding potassium channel family protein codes for MSARKDQHSGVIVVGLGRFGSHLADTLVQLEHPVLAIDQDAERVQRWANRIDRVVQADATDEEALSQLGAADLGRAVVAIGASLEASVLSVLALTELGIPQIWARATSPEHAKILASVGARHVIFPEAEAGERLAHLIVSRMLDFIEFGDDFVIAKVRTPESLTGRPLRELTPEHRRGVQVVGVKLAGKRFQAATEDTVLSSGTMLIVEGGSEEVQSFAALS; via the coding sequence TTGTCGGCTAGGAAAGACCAACACAGCGGGGTCATCGTGGTGGGGCTCGGACGCTTCGGCTCCCACCTCGCCGACACGCTCGTGCAGCTCGAGCATCCGGTACTGGCCATCGACCAGGACGCGGAGCGGGTGCAGCGGTGGGCGAACCGAATTGACCGGGTGGTGCAGGCCGATGCCACCGACGAGGAGGCGCTGAGCCAGCTCGGCGCGGCGGACCTCGGCCGGGCCGTGGTGGCCATCGGCGCCTCATTGGAGGCGAGCGTACTGTCCGTCCTGGCCCTCACCGAACTGGGAATACCGCAGATCTGGGCACGGGCCACCTCGCCGGAGCACGCGAAAATCCTCGCCTCGGTCGGGGCCCGCCACGTGATCTTCCCCGAGGCGGAGGCCGGCGAACGGCTGGCCCATCTGATCGTCAGCCGGATGCTGGACTTCATCGAGTTCGGCGACGACTTCGTGATCGCCAAGGTCCGCACCCCGGAGAGCCTCACCGGCCGCCCGCTTCGCGAGCTGACCCCAGAGCACCGCCGCGGCGTACAGGTGGTGGGGGTGAAACTGGCCGGTAAACGGTTCCAGGCGGCCACCGAGGACACCGTACTCAGCTCCGGAACCATGCTGATCGTGGAGGGCGGCAGCGAGGAGGTGCAGTCGTTCGCCGCGCTCAGCTGA
- a CDS encoding tetratricopeptide repeat protein, with the protein MDLLAEYRRATRCFEAGDPSEAARLLEPILAAEPGNTAVRQLLARSYFSSAQLSRAEEQLRELVDRDPSDHYAHHVLGRTLERLNRPVDALRHLRIAAAMHHGNADYQAALRRVQARVGR; encoded by the coding sequence ATGGATCTGCTGGCCGAGTATCGACGGGCGACCCGGTGCTTCGAAGCCGGGGATCCGTCCGAAGCGGCGCGGCTGCTGGAGCCCATCCTCGCGGCCGAGCCCGGCAACACCGCCGTGCGCCAACTGCTGGCCCGGTCGTACTTCTCCTCAGCGCAGCTCAGCCGCGCCGAGGAGCAGCTACGCGAGTTGGTTGATCGGGACCCGAGTGACCACTACGCCCACCACGTGTTGGGCCGGACGCTGGAGCGGCTGAATCGGCCGGTGGACGCGTTGCGGCATCTGCGCATCGCGGCGGCGATGCACCACGGCAACGCCGACTACCAGGCGGCGTTGCGCCGGGTGCAGGCCCGGGTCGGTCGTTGA
- a CDS encoding methyltransferase domain-containing protein, whose translation MVALTLTPPSAQRLRAVDEFLADAWADQARHDSRLRDLAVEVDFDRGVAHLTGEVDEPGDLRLVRDRVGQLAGVLAVWARVRVGGRDPVVVDLGCGGTKQWPDNLGLDIYPAVGVDAVADLSRSLPLADNSVDVFFAVHILEHLIDFLPLVDEAHRVLRPGGVLHVMSPWWGHVNAVADPTHVRLLDIQTIKGICLQRPPDAPRWYPLHAGCDGASIFADLTLLPPDAPVPTQAHLARFFA comes from the coding sequence ATGGTCGCGCTGACACTGACCCCGCCCTCAGCACAACGGCTGCGGGCGGTTGACGAGTTCCTCGCCGATGCCTGGGCGGACCAGGCGCGGCACGACAGCCGGCTGCGGGATCTCGCCGTCGAGGTGGACTTCGACCGGGGAGTCGCCCACCTGACCGGAGAGGTCGACGAGCCGGGTGACCTACGTCTGGTGCGGGACCGGGTCGGCCAGCTCGCCGGGGTCCTGGCCGTCTGGGCCCGGGTCCGGGTCGGGGGCCGGGATCCGGTCGTGGTGGACCTGGGCTGCGGGGGAACCAAACAGTGGCCGGACAACCTGGGCCTGGACATCTACCCCGCGGTCGGGGTCGACGCGGTGGCGGACCTGTCGCGCAGCCTGCCGCTGGCCGACAACTCGGTGGACGTCTTCTTCGCCGTCCACATCCTGGAGCACCTGATCGACTTCCTGCCGTTGGTGGACGAGGCGCACCGGGTTCTCCGGCCCGGTGGCGTCCTGCACGTGATGAGCCCCTGGTGGGGGCATGTCAACGCGGTCGCCGACCCCACCCACGTACGGCTACTCGACATCCAGACCATCAAGGGCATCTGCCTCCAACGCCCACCGGATGCTCCGCGCTGGTACCCCCTGCACGCCGGCTGTGACGGGGCCAGCATCTTCGCCGACCTGACCCTCCTGCCGCCCGATGCGCCAGTTCCCACGCAGGCCCACCTGGCCCGCTTCTTCGCCTGA
- a CDS encoding coiled-coil domain-containing protein has product MRTVPPRRGSSPLTALAVAVAVAVLLGAVPAHAEPGEGGTEKLRNALTAAAKAHIDATAKLKNSKRRQGELATELKTVEARLTDLTAQVGEVAAQSYRLGRLTPMATLLESTSPDEFLNRAMNLDVMAQRDGRKVRELTEGREAAKNAKIAIDSEVREQEKQLDVLAKNKKAAEVALAAVSSGGGSGFGGGSASAASAPRNSDGSWPSESCSVNDPTTSGCISPRTLHMLKQSQADGFKRHVSCYRSGGGGEHPKGKACDFSAAPGGFENVSATGGDKTYGDQLAAYLKNNASRLGVMYVIWYRQIWMPNTGWRSYNGGGSPAGDHTNHVHVSMY; this is encoded by the coding sequence GTGCGCACAGTCCCGCCCCGCCGGGGTTCCAGTCCGCTGACTGCTCTCGCCGTGGCGGTGGCCGTGGCGGTGCTACTCGGCGCCGTGCCCGCCCACGCCGAGCCTGGTGAGGGCGGCACCGAGAAGTTGCGGAATGCGCTGACGGCCGCCGCCAAAGCGCACATCGACGCCACGGCCAAGCTGAAGAACTCCAAGCGCCGGCAGGGGGAACTGGCCACCGAGCTGAAGACGGTGGAGGCGCGGCTGACTGACCTGACCGCCCAGGTGGGCGAGGTGGCCGCGCAGTCGTACCGGTTGGGTCGACTCACCCCGATGGCGACGTTGTTGGAGAGCACGTCGCCCGACGAGTTCCTGAATCGGGCGATGAATCTGGACGTGATGGCCCAGCGGGACGGCCGTAAGGTGCGCGAGCTGACCGAGGGCCGGGAGGCGGCGAAGAACGCCAAGATCGCGATTGACTCCGAGGTCCGCGAGCAGGAGAAGCAGCTCGACGTCCTGGCGAAGAACAAGAAGGCGGCGGAGGTGGCGCTCGCCGCGGTCAGCTCGGGTGGGGGTTCCGGATTCGGTGGCGGTTCGGCCAGCGCCGCGTCAGCGCCCCGGAACTCGGACGGCTCCTGGCCGTCGGAGTCCTGCTCGGTCAACGATCCGACCACGTCTGGCTGCATCTCTCCGCGCACACTGCACATGCTCAAGCAGTCCCAGGCGGACGGTTTCAAACGGCACGTCTCCTGTTACCGCAGTGGTGGTGGCGGCGAGCACCCGAAGGGGAAGGCCTGTGACTTCTCCGCCGCACCTGGTGGTTTCGAGAACGTCTCCGCGACCGGCGGAGACAAGACGTACGGTGACCAGCTGGCGGCCTACCTGAAGAACAACGCGAGCCGACTCGGTGTGATGTATGTCATCTGGTATCGACAGATATGGATGCCGAATACTGGTTGGCGATCATATAACGGTGGTGGGAGCCCCGCCGGCGACCACACCAATCACGTTCATGTTTCGATGTACTGA
- a CDS encoding RecQ family ATP-dependent DNA helicase, with the protein MGQDRTAVREQAETVLRRLAGEHARLRDDQWRAIEALVVDRRRVLCVQRTGWGKSAVYFVATALLRALGTQGPTVIVSPLLALMRNQVEAAARAGIRARTINSANLDEWDEVTGEIHAGAVDVLLISPERLNNPDFRDTVLPKLAATTGLLVVDEAHCVSDWGHDFRPDYRRLRTFLGNLSAGTPVLATTATANARVTQDVAEQLGAASRLGAGPEALVLRGSLDRESLRLGVVDLPGPAYRLAWLADHLDELPGSGIIYTLTVAAAAEITEFLRSRGYTVASYTGQADDADRRAAEQDLLDNKIKALVATSALGMGFDKPDLGFVVHLGAPPSPIAYYQQVGRAGRAVAHAEVLLLPGGAEDAAIWRYFAALAFPPEDQVRSVLAALHTDRPLSTPALEPIVDLRRTRLELMLKVLDVDGAVRRVRGGWISTGEPWIYDEARLRRVAAARTAEQAAMREYATTSACRLRYLRECLDDAGATDCGRCDRCAAPTFTEELSDGALRAAEAFLGRSGVGISPKKLWPTGLAAVGVPLKGRIALPEQALPGRAVGRLSDLGWGGRLRELVGPDTADVDAPDDVVAAVVEVLREWAHGTDPWPRRPVGVVAVGSRHTRLVASLAGRIAAVGRMPLLGTVMVSAAGGPRGNSAQRVRALHGSVALPSELVGALAGLSGPVLLVDNLVDSGWTMTMVTRELRRAGAPEVLPLALAVAG; encoded by the coding sequence ATGGGTCAGGATCGAACGGCGGTACGCGAGCAGGCTGAGACGGTGCTGCGCCGGCTGGCCGGAGAGCACGCCCGGCTCCGCGACGACCAGTGGCGGGCGATCGAGGCGCTGGTGGTCGACCGACGGCGGGTACTCTGCGTCCAGCGCACCGGTTGGGGTAAGTCAGCGGTCTACTTCGTGGCCACCGCGCTGCTGCGGGCGCTCGGCACGCAGGGACCGACGGTGATCGTCTCCCCGTTGTTGGCGTTGATGCGCAACCAGGTCGAGGCGGCCGCCCGGGCCGGGATCCGGGCCCGGACCATCAACTCCGCGAACCTTGACGAGTGGGACGAGGTCACCGGGGAGATCCACGCCGGGGCGGTGGACGTGCTCCTGATCAGCCCAGAACGGCTCAACAACCCGGACTTTCGGGACACCGTTCTACCGAAGCTGGCCGCCACCACCGGGCTGCTCGTGGTGGATGAGGCGCACTGCGTATCCGACTGGGGGCACGACTTCCGCCCCGACTATCGCCGGCTGCGGACGTTCCTCGGCAACCTGTCGGCCGGCACGCCGGTGCTCGCCACCACGGCCACCGCCAACGCCCGGGTCACCCAGGATGTCGCCGAACAACTCGGCGCGGCGTCCCGGCTCGGGGCGGGGCCCGAGGCCCTGGTGCTGCGAGGCAGCCTGGACCGGGAGTCCTTGCGGCTCGGCGTGGTCGACCTGCCCGGCCCGGCGTACCGGCTGGCCTGGCTCGCCGACCATCTGGACGAACTCCCCGGCTCCGGCATCATCTACACGTTGACGGTGGCTGCGGCGGCGGAAATCACCGAGTTCCTCCGGTCCCGGGGCTACACCGTGGCCTCGTACACCGGCCAGGCCGACGATGCGGACCGTCGCGCCGCCGAGCAGGATCTCCTCGACAACAAGATCAAAGCACTGGTGGCCACGAGCGCGCTCGGGATGGGGTTCGACAAGCCCGACCTCGGGTTCGTGGTTCATCTCGGCGCGCCACCGTCGCCCATCGCGTACTACCAGCAGGTCGGCCGCGCCGGCCGGGCCGTCGCCCACGCCGAGGTGCTGCTGTTGCCCGGGGGTGCCGAGGACGCCGCGATCTGGCGATACTTCGCCGCACTGGCCTTCCCACCGGAGGATCAGGTGCGGTCGGTGCTGGCCGCTCTGCACACCGACCGTCCCCTCTCCACACCGGCGCTCGAGCCGATCGTGGACCTGCGCCGTACCCGGTTGGAGCTGATGCTCAAGGTTCTGGACGTCGACGGGGCGGTCCGTCGGGTACGCGGTGGCTGGATCTCCACGGGTGAACCCTGGATCTATGACGAGGCGCGGTTGCGACGGGTCGCGGCGGCCCGTACCGCCGAACAGGCGGCGATGCGGGAGTACGCGACCACCTCCGCCTGCCGCCTCCGCTACCTACGGGAGTGCCTGGACGATGCGGGGGCAACCGACTGCGGCCGGTGTGACCGGTGTGCTGCGCCGACCTTCACCGAGGAGCTGTCCGATGGCGCCCTGCGAGCGGCCGAAGCATTCCTCGGCCGCTCCGGTGTCGGGATTTCCCCGAAAAAGCTCTGGCCGACCGGCCTTGCCGCGGTGGGTGTTCCACTCAAGGGGCGGATCGCCCTCCCGGAGCAGGCGCTGCCCGGTCGGGCCGTCGGGCGCCTCTCCGACCTCGGCTGGGGCGGGCGGCTGCGGGAACTCGTCGGGCCGGACACCGCCGACGTGGACGCGCCCGACGATGTGGTTGCCGCCGTGGTGGAGGTGCTCCGGGAGTGGGCGCACGGCACCGACCCCTGGCCGCGTCGCCCTGTCGGGGTGGTCGCGGTCGGCTCCCGCCACACCCGGCTGGTCGCCTCGCTCGCCGGGCGGATCGCCGCGGTGGGGCGGATGCCGCTGCTCGGCACTGTCATGGTGTCCGCCGCGGGCGGGCCACGCGGCAACAGCGCCCAACGGGTACGGGCCCTACACGGCTCGGTGGCCCTGCCGTCGGAGCTGGTCGGGGCCCTGGCCGGCCTGAGCGGGCCGGTACTGCTCGTTGACAACCTCGTCGATTCGGGGTGGACCATGACGATGGTGACACGGGAACTGCGTCGGGCGGGAGCGCCGGAGGTGCTTCCGCTCGCCCTGGCGGTCGCCGGTTGA
- a CDS encoding fused MFS/spermidine synthase: MNSASSHAPVRPARLGSATGPALPKGLAAFLVFFSSGAVLVLETAALRLVGPYVGVTLQVTSSVIGIALAAIAYGAWAGGWLADRRDPRTLLAPALVLAGIATAVTLPVVRYAGEVLRGGAASAILLLVALAVFVPAMLLSAVTPLVVKLQLSDLRRTGQVVGWLSSIGTLGAVTATLVTGFVLVAALPSTVILLGLAVSLGLVGLILGWWLGRTAGGQLTGPARVSASLAVLGLLGAGLTTVAPNPCDIETAYHCARVETDPGRASGRTLLLNSARHSYVDLADPTHLEYAYTRWIGAVADVMAPAGRRLDALHLGGGGFTVPRYLTATRPGTENVVFEIDGGLVELGEEKLGVRQGPDLRAVVGDARMLVAAEPAESQDLVVGDAFGHLVVPWHLATREMAAEIRRVIRPDGGYVQNVIDYPPLRFIRSEVATVAAEFRQVALIAPPAALAGEQGSNFVIVASDVPLPLAAVRERLSEVDPGAVVLDGAALQEFVAGALVLTDDYAPVDQLLATG, from the coding sequence GTGAACTCCGCCTCGTCCCACGCTCCCGTCCGGCCGGCCCGACTCGGGTCGGCGACTGGTCCGGCCCTGCCCAAAGGGCTGGCCGCGTTCCTGGTCTTCTTCTCCAGCGGCGCGGTTCTGGTGCTGGAGACGGCAGCGCTGCGCCTGGTCGGTCCGTACGTCGGGGTGACCCTCCAGGTGACCAGCTCGGTGATCGGCATCGCGTTGGCCGCGATCGCCTACGGGGCGTGGGCCGGTGGGTGGCTGGCGGACCGCCGGGACCCGCGCACCCTGCTGGCCCCGGCGCTGGTGCTCGCCGGGATCGCCACCGCGGTGACCCTGCCCGTGGTCCGGTACGCCGGAGAGGTGCTGCGGGGCGGGGCGGCGTCCGCGATCCTGCTGCTCGTCGCGCTGGCCGTCTTCGTGCCGGCGATGCTGCTGTCGGCGGTCACCCCGCTGGTGGTCAAACTCCAGCTGTCCGACCTGCGCCGCACCGGCCAGGTCGTCGGCTGGCTCTCCTCGATCGGCACCCTGGGTGCGGTCACTGCCACCCTGGTCACCGGCTTCGTGTTGGTGGCCGCGCTGCCCAGCACGGTGATCCTGCTCGGCCTGGCCGTCTCCCTGGGGCTCGTCGGGCTGATCCTCGGCTGGTGGCTGGGGCGGACGGCAGGCGGACAGTTGACCGGCCCCGCCCGGGTGTCGGCCAGCCTGGCCGTGCTCGGTCTGCTCGGCGCCGGGCTTACCACAGTCGCCCCGAACCCGTGTGACATCGAGACGGCCTACCACTGCGCCCGGGTCGAGACAGACCCAGGCCGGGCGAGCGGGCGCACGCTGTTGCTCAACTCGGCGCGGCACTCGTACGTGGACCTGGCCGATCCGACTCACCTGGAGTACGCGTACACCCGGTGGATCGGGGCGGTCGCCGACGTCATGGCGCCCGCGGGCCGCCGGCTGGACGCGCTGCACCTGGGCGGAGGTGGTTTCACCGTGCCGCGGTACCTGACCGCCACCCGGCCGGGCACCGAGAACGTGGTCTTCGAAATTGATGGCGGGTTGGTCGAGCTGGGCGAGGAGAAGCTCGGCGTGCGTCAGGGGCCGGATCTGCGTGCGGTGGTGGGGGACGCCCGGATGTTGGTCGCCGCCGAGCCGGCGGAGAGCCAGGACCTGGTGGTGGGGGACGCGTTCGGACACCTGGTGGTGCCGTGGCACCTCGCTACCCGGGAGATGGCCGCTGAGATCCGCCGGGTGATCCGTCCCGATGGCGGGTACGTGCAGAACGTCATCGACTATCCGCCCCTGCGCTTCATCCGCAGTGAGGTGGCCACCGTCGCGGCCGAGTTCCGGCAGGTGGCCCTGATCGCCCCGCCGGCCGCGCTCGCCGGTGAGCAGGGGTCCAACTTCGTCATCGTCGCCTCGGACGTGCCGTTGCCGCTGGCAGCTGTCCGAGAGCGGCTGAGCGAGGTCGACCCGGGCGCGGTCGTGCTGGACGGCGCGGCGCTGCAGGAGTTCGTCGCCGGCGCACTGGTGCTGACCGATGACTACGCCCCAGTGGACCAGCTGCTCGCGACCGGGTGA
- a CDS encoding SDR family NAD(P)-dependent oxidoreductase, which yields MGERLAVVSGGGTGIGAATAQVLAVDGFDVLVVGRREDALRATTARLSWDLARPGAVRAVVADLTDPQQVPRVVEAVDGRAVDAVVNNAGGYLGGEPDTLAGVAEQWRASLEANLLTAVLLTEALRPTLRRPGGRVILVSSAAAQQGGGGPHSAAKAALHGWAYDLAVRLGPDQVTVNVVSPGYVVDTEFFGGRRTPEGHARRVAATLVGRAGTPDDIAAAVRYLAGPAAGYVTGQVLGVDGGSVLGR from the coding sequence ATGGGCGAGCGGCTGGCCGTGGTTAGTGGGGGCGGCACCGGGATCGGGGCAGCCACCGCACAGGTGCTCGCCGTTGACGGTTTCGATGTGCTCGTCGTGGGCCGCCGGGAGGACGCGCTGCGGGCCACCACGGCTCGGCTCTCCTGGGACCTCGCCCGACCCGGCGCGGTCCGGGCGGTGGTGGCGGACCTGACCGATCCGCAGCAGGTTCCCCGGGTGGTCGAGGCGGTCGACGGCCGGGCGGTGGACGCCGTCGTCAACAACGCCGGGGGCTACCTCGGTGGGGAGCCTGACACCCTGGCCGGGGTCGCCGAGCAGTGGCGGGCCAGTCTCGAGGCGAACCTCCTCACCGCCGTCCTGCTCACCGAGGCGCTGCGACCAACCCTGCGGCGCCCCGGCGGCCGGGTGATTCTGGTCAGCTCGGCCGCGGCGCAGCAGGGCGGAGGTGGGCCACACTCCGCGGCGAAGGCCGCGCTGCACGGCTGGGCGTACGACTTGGCGGTGCGGCTCGGTCCGGACCAGGTCACGGTCAATGTGGTCAGCCCCGGGTACGTCGTGGACACCGAGTTCTTCGGTGGCCGGAGGACCCCCGAGGGGCACGCCCGGCGGGTCGCGGCCACGCTGGTCGGGCGGGCCGGCACCCCGGACGACATCGCCGCCGCAGTCCGCTACCTCGCCGGCCCCGCCGCCGGTTACGTCACCGGGCAGGTCCTCGGCGTCGACGGCGGGTCGGTCCTGGGCCGGTGA
- a CDS encoding inositol monophosphatase family protein — translation MTENLFDEVGTLLRTAADQVVLPLFRQLDDADIEEKAPGDLVTVADRRAEELISAGLRRLWPDSVVVGEEAVAEDPELLRELRRSGPVWLVDPIDGTANFAAGRRPFVLMVALLIDGDPSAAWVFDPLVGTLAVTRPGAGAYVNGRAVRTTGASADPGRLRGAAMSRYLPAAFRPRVQAAGARLGELLPGQHCAGREYLDLLLGVQQFVLFWHTLPWDHVPGTRLVRAAGGVARRFDGAEYHPAVEGEGLLVAADERVWTAAREAFFGGA, via the coding sequence GTGACTGAAAACCTGTTCGACGAGGTCGGCACGCTCCTGCGTACGGCGGCTGACCAGGTTGTGCTGCCGCTGTTCCGCCAGCTGGACGACGCCGACATCGAGGAGAAGGCCCCCGGTGACCTCGTTACCGTCGCCGATCGGCGGGCGGAGGAGCTGATCTCGGCGGGTCTGCGCCGGCTGTGGCCCGACTCGGTGGTGGTCGGTGAGGAGGCCGTCGCGGAGGACCCGGAGCTGCTGCGGGAGCTGCGCCGCTCCGGCCCCGTGTGGCTGGTGGATCCGATCGACGGTACCGCCAACTTCGCTGCCGGTCGCCGGCCGTTCGTGTTGATGGTGGCCCTGTTGATCGACGGAGATCCGAGCGCCGCGTGGGTGTTCGACCCATTGGTCGGCACGCTCGCTGTCACGCGCCCCGGTGCGGGGGCGTACGTGAACGGGCGTGCGGTACGTACGACCGGAGCGTCGGCTGACCCGGGCCGGCTACGGGGCGCGGCGATGTCTCGCTACCTGCCGGCGGCCTTCCGCCCGCGGGTGCAGGCGGCCGGTGCGCGGCTGGGTGAGCTCCTTCCCGGTCAGCACTGCGCCGGGCGGGAGTATCTGGACCTACTTCTCGGAGTGCAGCAGTTCGTGCTCTTCTGGCACACCCTGCCCTGGGACCACGTGCCCGGCACCCGCCTGGTCCGGGCCGCCGGCGGGGTCGCCCGGCGCTTCGACGGAGCTGAGTACCACCCGGCTGTTGAGGGGGAGGGCCTGCTCGTCGCGGCGGATGAGCGGGTTTGGACAGCGGCCCGGGAGGCGTTTTTCGGCGGAGCGTGA
- a CDS encoding TrkH family potassium uptake protein, translated as MQWLLRRPVRLVPIGFGATILIGTLALMLPWATGQQRHTPFVTALFTSASAVSVTGLAVVDTPNYWNDFGLAVITILTQVGGLGIVTGATLVILAVSHQLGLRNRLLVQAETAEFGLGDVRRLLFRIAAIALTTEAIITVILTLRLWVKYDYAFGEALWTGVFHAVQAFNNGGFALYSDGLIGLSSDAWLILPMAFGALLGGLGFPALFEAVRSGRRPRCWSVSTKLTIWGSVTLVTVGFLALLATEWSNPYTLGIRPWPEKILAAFAQNAFFRTGGFNVINIEALGEESIPAIIALMFIGGGSASTAGGIKVSTFFLLAFVIWAELRGEPDVTIRHRRIATASQRQAVTVALLGVAIVVVGTVTLILLTQGVPHHVALFEVTSAFSTAGLSLGVAPDLPDGGQYVLIVLMYIGRVGSLTLGSALALNTRRRLYRYPEEQPLVG; from the coding sequence GTGCAATGGCTGTTACGGCGCCCCGTGCGACTGGTGCCGATCGGGTTCGGTGCCACGATCCTCATCGGTACCCTCGCGCTGATGCTGCCATGGGCGACCGGCCAGCAGCGACACACACCCTTCGTTACCGCCCTCTTCACCTCGGCCTCCGCGGTCTCGGTGACCGGCCTGGCCGTGGTGGACACGCCGAACTACTGGAACGACTTCGGCCTGGCGGTGATCACCATCCTCACCCAGGTCGGCGGCCTCGGCATCGTGACCGGCGCCACCCTGGTCATCCTGGCGGTGTCCCACCAGCTCGGGCTGCGCAACCGGCTACTCGTGCAGGCCGAGACCGCCGAATTCGGCCTCGGCGATGTCCGCCGGCTGCTGTTTCGGATCGCTGCCATCGCACTGACCACAGAGGCGATCATCACCGTCATCCTGACCCTGCGGTTGTGGGTCAAGTACGACTACGCCTTCGGCGAGGCGCTCTGGACCGGCGTCTTCCATGCCGTGCAGGCCTTCAACAACGGCGGCTTCGCCCTCTACAGCGACGGCCTGATCGGGCTCTCCAGCGACGCCTGGCTCATCCTGCCGATGGCGTTCGGGGCGCTCCTTGGCGGGCTCGGCTTCCCCGCCCTGTTCGAAGCCGTTCGAAGCGGGCGGCGCCCGAGGTGCTGGTCGGTCTCCACCAAGCTCACCATCTGGGGCAGCGTCACCCTGGTGACCGTCGGCTTCCTCGCCCTCCTGGCCACCGAGTGGTCCAACCCGTACACCCTGGGCATCCGGCCGTGGCCGGAGAAGATCCTCGCCGCGTTCGCCCAGAACGCGTTCTTCCGTACAGGCGGGTTCAACGTGATCAACATCGAGGCGCTCGGCGAGGAGAGCATCCCGGCGATCATCGCATTGATGTTCATCGGGGGCGGCAGCGCCAGCACCGCCGGCGGCATCAAGGTCAGCACCTTCTTTCTCCTTGCCTTCGTGATCTGGGCCGAACTGCGGGGCGAGCCGGACGTCACCATCCGGCACCGCCGGATCGCTACCGCCAGCCAGCGACAAGCAGTCACGGTGGCGCTGCTCGGAGTGGCAATCGTGGTCGTCGGCACGGTGACGTTGATCCTGCTAACCCAGGGGGTACCGCACCACGTGGCGCTCTTCGAGGTGACCTCGGCCTTCAGCACCGCTGGCCTTTCCCTCGGCGTCGCGCCCGACCTGCCCGACGGCGGGCAGTATGTACTTATTGTCCTGATGTATATCGGTCGGGTCGGCTCACTGACCCTGGGGTCGGCACTCGCGCTGAACACCCGACGACGGCTGTACCGCTACCCGGAGGAGCAACCCCTTGTCGGCTAG